In a single window of the Cervus elaphus chromosome 1, mCerEla1.1, whole genome shotgun sequence genome:
- the FXYD2 gene encoding sodium/potassium-transporting ATPase subunit gamma isoform X1, which translates to MAELTDDGGSPKENVDPFYYDYETVRNGGLIFAALAFIVGLVIILSKRFRCGAKKKHRQIPEDGL; encoded by the exons ATGGCAGAGTTGACAGATGacg GTGGCAGCCCCAAGGAGAACGTGGACCCATTCTACTACG ACTACGAGACCGTCCGCAATGGGGGCCTGATCTTCGCCGCCCTGGCCTTCATCGTGGGGCTCGTCATCATCCTCA GCAAAAGATTCCGCTGTGGGGCCAAGAAGAAGCACCG GCAAATTCCTGAAGATGGGCTCTAA
- the FXYD2 gene encoding sodium/potassium-transporting ATPase subunit gamma isoform X2, with the protein MDRWYLGGSPKENVDPFYYDYETVRNGGLIFAALAFIVGLVIILSKRFRCGAKKKHRQIPEDGL; encoded by the exons ATGGACAGGTGGTACCTGG GTGGCAGCCCCAAGGAGAACGTGGACCCATTCTACTACG ACTACGAGACCGTCCGCAATGGGGGCCTGATCTTCGCCGCCCTGGCCTTCATCGTGGGGCTCGTCATCATCCTCA GCAAAAGATTCCGCTGTGGGGCCAAGAAGAAGCACCG GCAAATTCCTGAAGATGGGCTCTAA